One window from the genome of Henckelia pumila isolate YLH828 unplaced genomic scaffold, ASM3356847v2 CTG_525:::fragment_1, whole genome shotgun sequence encodes:
- the LOC140872982 gene encoding protein trichome birefringence-like 3: MGTPRRGGSFLCQYLSLWYAGLPFFALLYTEIVSSFSSKFGFKPCTKRKAAKKSVSGGRNVHGSALNYAADDRFEFDPEECSLVDGKWTFNRSIKPLYTDRTCPYLDRQVSCVKNGRLDSDYRHWEWQPDDCFLPRFNPVTALRKLEGKRLMFIGDSLQRGQWQSFVCLVESVIPEGKKSIKRGRVHTVFRAKEYNATIEFYWAPFLVESNTDLNIITDPKKRILRVDSVEKHAKHWIGVDILVFNTYVWWMSGLRINSLWGSFSNGEEGFEELDASVSYRIGLKTWANWVDSNIDPNKTRVFFTTMSPTHQRSADWGREKGIKCFNETKPVMKKRHWGTGSDKQIMGVVKGVIRRMKTPVILLNITQLSEYRIDAHSSIYTESGGRLLTVDEKADPLHHADCIHWCLPGVPDTWNQILYAHLL; this comes from the exons ATGGGCACCCCAAGGCGCGGGGGAAGCTTCCTTTGTCAGTACTTATCGTTGTGGTATGCGGGCTTGCCTTTTTTTGCACTTTTGTACACAGAAATAGTCAGCTCCTTTTCATCCAAGTTCGGGTTTAAGCCTTGTACTAAGAGAAAGGCTGCTAAGAAGTCTGTGTCAG GTGGGAGAAATGTGCATGGTAGTGCATTGAACTATGCAGCCGATGATCGGTTTGAGTTTGATCCAGAAGAGTGCAGCCTTGTGGATGGAAAATGGACGTTCAACCGTTCGATTAAGCCTTTGTATACCGACAGGACATGCCCATATCTGGACAGACAGGTTTCATGTGTCAAGAATGGACGGCTGGATTCGGATTACAGGCATTGGGAATGGCAGCCTGATGATTGTTTCCTGCCTAG GTTCAATCCTGTAACAGCTCTGCGTAAACTTGAAGGGAAGAGGTTAATGTTCATTGGGGATTCTTTGCAAAGAGGACAGTGGCAATCCTTCGTTTGCCTCGTGGAGTCTGTGATACCTGAAGGGAAGAAATCGATCAAACGTGGCCGTGTTCATACAGTTTTCAGAGCCAAG GAGTACAATGCCACAATTGAGTTCTATTGGGCTCCCTTTTTAGTAGAATCCAACACTGATTTGAACATTATAACAGATCCAAAGAAAAGAATTCTGAGAGTTGATTCAGTGGAGAAACATGCCAAACATTGGATAGGAGTCGATATACTCGTTTTCAATACGTACGTTTGGTGGATGAGTGGCCTCAGGATCAACTCATT ATGGGGTTCTTTCTCAAACGGCGAAGAAGGATTTGAAGAACTAGATGCATCTGTTTCTTACCGAATAGGACTGAAGACATGGGCAAATTGGGTGGATTCAAACATTGATCCCAACAAAACTCGAGTCTTTTTCACTACAATGTCCCCTACGCACCAAAG GAGCGCGGACTGGGGGCGCGAAAAAGGGATCAAATGCTTCAACGAAACGAAGCCAGTGATGAAGAAAAGACACTGGGGGACAGGCTCGGATAAGCAGATCATGGGCGTGGTGAAAGGCGTGATCCGCCGGATGAAAACGCCTGTGATCTTGCTGAACATCACTCAGTTATCAGAATACAGAATCGATGCACACTCTTCGATTTACACCGAGTCGGGAGGAAGATTGTTGACAGTTGACGAAAAGGCCGATCCTCTGCACCATGCAGATTGCATACATTGGTGCTTGCCGGGAGTTCCTGATACATGGAATCAAATACTTTATGCTCATTTGTTGTAG
- the LOC140872984 gene encoding uncharacterized protein isoform X1: MAGGGNFIHRVISYVANEFLVNGLANSPTFQRFAVRTSKTMGELSNIAAQKKKELAEQIKDVSKNFEVYVIIFWPRICFVIQETVTLVADVWAQDSGFDKKMKLCRVRAEILT; this comes from the exons ATGGCTGGCGGTGGAAATTTCATTCACAGGGTCATTTCTTACGTGGCCAATGAGTTTCTTGTCAACGGTCTTGCAAACAG TCCAACATTCCAGAGGTTTGCTGTAAGGACGTCAAAGACGATGGGGGAACTATCTAATATTG CTGCTCAAAAGAAGAAAGAACTAGCTGAGCAAATCAAGGATGTGTCCAAGAACTTTGAGGTTTATGTAATCATTTTTTGGCCTAGAATCTGCTTTG TCATTCAAGAAACAGTGACGCTCGTTGCTGATGTATGGGCACAAGATTCCGGTTTTGACAAGAAGATGAAGCTATGTCGAGTCAGAGCTGAGATTCTAACTTGA
- the LOC140872984 gene encoding uncharacterized protein isoform X2 → MAGGGNFIHRVISYVANEFLVNGLANSPTFQRFAVRTSKTMGELSNIAAQKKKELAEQIKDVSKNFESFKKQ, encoded by the exons ATGGCTGGCGGTGGAAATTTCATTCACAGGGTCATTTCTTACGTGGCCAATGAGTTTCTTGTCAACGGTCTTGCAAACAG TCCAACATTCCAGAGGTTTGCTGTAAGGACGTCAAAGACGATGGGGGAACTATCTAATATTG CTGCTCAAAAGAAGAAAGAACTAGCTGAGCAAATCAAGGATGTGTCCAAGAACTTTGAG TCATTCAAGAAACAGTGA
- the LOC140872983 gene encoding protein SCO1 homolog 1, mitochondrial-like, which yields MASALSRNVRLRLLCRSFDSHWRSLRNPIHSLPEMPIQNSHRSSLWPEFLVGRYKLLSAFELNHRFLCTTAANSAANQSPSSTTTVTPSSGLAEGNSESGNSGGQGSAGSQDTSQQGKPIRGGPVSWMSFFLLICTGVGLIFYYDKEKRRHIEGITSASNEVKQGPSVGKPSIGGPFNLIDHNGTSVSEKNFMGKWNLIYFGFTHCPDICPDELQKLASAIDKIKENSGIEVVPIFISVDPERDTVEQVREYVKEFHPNLIGLTGTPDEVKKTARAYRVYYMKTEDEGSDYLVDHSIVMYLMDPSMQFVKFFGKNEDITSLTNGVILEISKAKQKVKA from the exons ATGGCCTCGGCATTATCAAGAAATGTTCGCCTTCGACTCCTCTGCAGATCCTTCGATTCTCATTGGCGTTCCTTGAGAAACCCAATTCATAGTCTACCCGAAATGCCCATCCAGAACTCCCACCGTTCCTCGCTCTGGCCGGAATTTCTTGTTGGTAGATACAAATTGCTGAGTGCTTTTGAGTTAAATCATCGATTTTTGTGCACCACCGCTGCTAATTCTGCTGCTAATCAATCGCCAAGTTCGACCACTACCGTGACGCCCTCGAGTGGTTTGGCCGAGGGGAATTCTGAAAGTGGAAATAGTGGGGGGCAGGGTTCAGCGGGATCACAGGATACTTCTCAGCAAGGAAAGCCTATCCGAGGCGGG CCTGTTTCGTGGATGAGCTTTTTTTTGCTTATTTGCACTGGAGTTGGATTGATCTTCTACTATGACAAAGAAAAGAGGCGGCATATTGAAG GAATAACTAGTGCTTCAAATGAAGTAAAACAGGGACCTTCTGTTGGTAAACCATCTATTGGAGGTCCATTTAACCTTATTGACCACAATGGAACATCAGTATCTGAAAAGAACTTTATGGGAAAGTGGAACTTGATTTATTTTGGATTCACTCACTGCCCTGATATATGCCCAGATGAGCTACAAAAACTGGCGTCGGCTATTGATAAAATAA AAGAAAACTCTGGGATAGAAGTAGTGCCCATCTTCATTTCAGTTGACCCGGAGAGGGATACGGTTGAACAAGTTCGTGAATATGTTAAAG AATTCCACCCAAACTTAATTGGCCTGACTGGTACCCCAGACGAAGTCAAGAAAACTGCACGTGCTTATCGTGTGTACTATATGAAGACGGAAGATGAAGGTTCAGATTATCTTGTCGATCACTCTATAGTCAT GTACCTGATGGACCCAAGCATGCAATTTGTGAAATTCTTTGGAAAGAATGAAGATATTACTTCACTTACCAATGGAGTCATTCTGGAAATAAGTAAAGCAAAACAAAAGGTCAAGGCATAG
- the LOC140872980 gene encoding chlorophyll synthase, chloroplastic-like gives MAALINTVYSTKLSSLSNAFRTPHLASSFSRRRLVVRAAETDTNEVGAKAPDTAPAESGSSMNQILGIKGAKQETDKWKIRVQLTKPVTWPPLVWGVVCGAAASGNFHWTLEDVAKSIVCMMMSGPCLTGYTQTINDWYDKEIDAINEPYRPIPSGAVSEQEVITQIWVLLLGGLGLACLLDVWAGHDFPVIFYLALGGSLLSYIYSAPPLKLKQNGWLGNFALGSSYISLPWWAGQALFGTLTPDVIVLTLLYSIAGLGIAIVNDFKSIEGDRKMGLQSLPVAFGTETAKWICVGAIDITQLSVAGYLVGSGKPYYGLALLGLIAPQVFFQFKYFLKDPVKYDVQYQASAQPFLVLGLLVTALATSH, from the exons ATGGCTGCCTTAATCAACACTGTCTACTCAACTAAATTGTCTTCTCTTTCGAACGCATTCAGAACTCCACATCTCGCTTCTTCTTTCAGCA GACGGAGGCTTGTGGTGAGAGCTGCAGAAACGGATACTAATGAAG TTGGAGCCAAGGCACCAGATACGGCACCGGCGGAGAGTGGCTCAAGCATGAATCAGATTCTTGGTATCAAAGGAGCCAAGCAAGAGACT GATAAGTGGAAAATTCGAGTTCAGCTCACTAAACCTGTTACATGGCCACCTCTGGTTTGGGGTGTAGTGTGTGGAGCTGCTGCATCGG GTAACTTCCACTGGACTTTGGAAGATGTAGCTAAATCGATTGTATGTATGATGATGTCTGGGCCTTGTCTTACTGGCTACACTCAG ACGATAAATGACTGGTACGACAAAGAGATTGATGCCATTAACGAACCCTATCGCCCGATCCCCTCAGGAGCAGTATCAGAACAGGAG GTGATTACACAAATCTGGGTGCTGCTCCTTGGAGGCCTCGGTTTGGCTTGTCTACTTGATGTGTGG GCTGGACATGATTTTCCGGTGATATTTTACCTTGCCCTTGGTGGATCCTTGCTGTCTTACATATACTCAGCTCCGCCCTTAAAG CTTAAACAGAATGGGTGGCTAGGCAATTTTGCACTGGGATCAAGCTACATAAGCTTGCCTTG GTGGGCTGGTCAAGCATTGTTTGGGACACTTACACCTGATGTTATTGTTCTAACACTACTTTACAGCATAGCTGGT CTGGGAATTGCAATTGTAAATGACTTCAAGAGCATTGAAGGAGATAGAAAAATGGGATTACAG TCTCTTCCTGTGGCTTTTGGCACCGAGACTGCAAAATGGATCTGTGTTGGAGCTATTGATATAACTCAGTTATCTGTAGCAG GCTATCTTGTAGGTTCTGGTAAACCATACTATGGTTTAGCACTTTTAGGCTTAATCGCCCCACAAGTCTTTTTCCAG TTCAAATACTTCCTCAAAGACCCAGTGAAATACGATGTCCAATATCAG GCTAGTGCACAACCATTTCTTGTTCTCGGACTATTGGTCACGGCTTTGGCGACCAGCCATTGA